In one Xiphophorus couchianus chromosome 17, X_couchianus-1.0, whole genome shotgun sequence genomic region, the following are encoded:
- the tigarb gene encoding fructose-2,6-bisphosphatase TIGAR B, which produces MVTFTLTFIRHGETQYNRDKLLQGQGVDTPLSETGVQQSKAVGRYLTDIKFCKVFVSNLQRAVQTAEIILRNNTHSSGMDMILEPLLRERGFGVAEGRHKEYLRNMAKAAGQSCRDFTPPGGETLDQVKQRFKNFLQVLFKQMLDEQETTGDVASSSDGHQGASAHVLVVSHGAYIRVAVRHLLEDLRCVLPAGVKMSQLLSPCPNTGVSRFVVTLSQSESGPLLSAARCLFTNRKEHLENLPPPE; this is translated from the exons ATGGTAACGTTCACTCTAACGTTCATACGCCA TGGGGAGACGCAGTACAACAGAGACAAGCTCCTGCAAG GTCAGGGAGTGGACACGCCTCTGTCAGAAACAGGTGTGCAGCAGTCCAAAGCTGTGGGACGATACCTTACAGACATCAAGTTCTGCAAAGTCTTTGTTAGTAACCTGCAGCGAGCTGTGCAG ACAGCGGAAATAATTCTGAGGAACAACACTCACTCTTCTGGTATGGATATGATTTTAGAGCCCTTACTCAGAGAACGG GGTTTTGGCGTGGCTGAAGGCCGTCACAAAGAGTATCTGAGGAACATGGCGAAAGCAGCTGGTCAATCCTGTCGTGATTTCACGCCTCCAGGAGGAGAAACTTTAGACCAG GTGAAGCAGAGGTTCAAAAATTTCCTCCAggttctttttaaacaaatgctgGACGAACAGGAAACGACCGGAGACGTCGCCTCCTCCAGCGACGGCCACCAGGGGGCCTCGGCCCACGTCCTGGTGGTGAGCCACGGCGCGTATATCCGGGTGGCCGTCAGGCACCTGCTGGAGGACTTAAGGTGCGTCCTGCCTGCAGGCGTGAAGATGTCGCAGCTGCTTTCGCCGTGTCCCAACACGGGCGTCAGCCGCTTCGTTGTCACTCTGAGCCAGAGCGAGTCGGGTCCGCTGCTCTCTGCCGCCCGCTGCCTCTTCACCAACAGGAAGGAGCATCTGGAAAACCTGCCGCCTCCTGAGTAG
- the fgf23 gene encoding fibroblast growth factor 23 translates to MDVSKRPGMRNTVLALLFAVLQGLPIGEASPNPSPLAGSNWGNPRRYVHLQTSTDFNTFYLEIRLDGAVRRATSRTSYSVILLKAETRERVAIFGVKSNRYLCMDSEGNSYTSSVCLREECLFNHKLLENNRDIYYSTRNSILFNLEGSRQVYAVGQNLPQTALFLPKKNTVPLERLLLHRGKRNQVVDPSDPHNALTRQTEDGSDSRAVREDDGDLEAEVEIEVGDDGVVSRETPQQAPSNHDPWNVQSSRQAGPWSIGTVG, encoded by the exons ATGGACGTCAGCAAGCGACCGGGGATGAGGAACACCGTGCTGGCGCTCCTCTTCGCCGTCCTGCAGGGTCTTCCCATCGGGGAAGCCTCTCCGAACCCGTCCCCGCTGGCTGGATCCAACTGGGGGAACCCGAGGAGATACGTCCACCTGCAGACCTCCACCGACTTCAACACCTTCTACCTGGAGATCAGGCTGGACGGCGCGGTGCGCAGAGCCACGTCCAGGACGTCATACA GTGTAATTCTACTGAAAGCTGAAACACGGGAGCGCGTGGCGATCTTCGGAGTCAAAAGCAACCGCTACTTGTGTATGGATTCAGAGGGCAACTCCTACACTTCG TCTGTTTGTCTCCGGGAGGAATGTTTGTTCAACCACAAGCTTCTGGAGAACAACCGGGACATATACTACTCCACCCGGAACAGCATCCTGTTCAACCTGGAGGGCTCCCGGCAGGTGTACGCAGTGGGTCAGAATCTGCCGCAGACCGCCCTCTTCCTGCCGAAGAAGAACACGGTGCCGCTGGAGCGCCTCCTGCTGCACAGGGGGAAGAGGAACCAAGTGGTGGACCCCTCAGACCCACACAACGCCCTCACCCGGCAGACCGAGGACGGCTCGGACTCCAGGGCCGTGCGAGAGGACGACGGAGACCTGGAGGCGGAGGTGGAGATTGAGGTTGGGGACGATGGGGTCGTCTCCAGAGAGACGCCGCAGCAGGCTCCGTCCAACCACGACCCCTGGAACGTGCAGTCTTCCAGACAGGCTGGCCCCTGGAGCATCGGCACCGTGGGATGA